From the Haliaeetus albicilla chromosome 19, bHalAlb1.1, whole genome shotgun sequence genome, the window CCATCTCCCCCGTTTCCTTCCccagaaacctttctgatgctcTCTGAGCTCCAGCAGAAGTGGGGCAAGGGGAAGGGCTAAAGCAAGAAGATGGCGAGGGCCCCTTCCACAGTGCATTAGTGCTGACGTTTCCCTGTGGTGGGAGGTGTgtacaggaaaggaaaagaaggttcCTAGTTCCAAATATTCAAGTCAGACTTTCTACAGACTCCAGAAGTTGCCAGACCACCAACTACATCTGTTCATACTTGGTAGTTCTGCATGTAACCAGAGAGGactagatttatttatttatttttagccaaGGACTGAATTCTGcccaataaaaataatagtcCACGGACCACATGCAGCTTGCAAAATTGTTTGAATCCCCTAATTAAAAAAGTTACTTTGGAAGAaggtatgcatatatatatgtatatttttttttaatgacaatgtGACTGAAAAATTGTAATATGTAAATGCATAcgtatacacatatacataaataCTTAGATGATCTTGCTATAATTAAAGATCAGGTTCTTCCTCCAATTCCATTTTGtcttctcaaaaatattttaacaacaCAGCATCTTATGAAGCAGTTTCATAACACAACGTGTTGCtagcagcactgcaaaagaaccAGCAGCCATACCTAGTGGTTCCAACTTTTAGAAGCCAACATTCTCAAAGAGTCTATTGggtatctttattttaaaatccatgAGACTACTTTAGGGACTCCTTATCTGTAGAGGGTGTAAAGCtcagctttgaaaaacaaaagccaacaGTCAGATCTCTTCTGTAACACTTCAGTTGGCACCTCCAGAAATATAAAGTCACAGATAAAAGCAGTCAAATTATAGAATGACAGTCAAATATGACTGATCTATTGTGCTCTGAAACATGTACAAACCTCCAGCAGACCTCTTAAAAGTCTGAGAGATACAAAAAGCAGGTACTACTTTGTGTAAACAAACATTATAAAACTGAAGTGGTGATTTTTGAGCATGCGATTTTGTATTGGCTAAGCGTGATGGGGCTGCTTGTAGGAGTAAACTGcaggtggggtggggagaagcaATCTTTGAAAATATACCATTGTATCCACGTACTTTTATTAAAAGTGGCTATGCAAAAGGAGTATTTCCTCAACAAAGCCTGATGCTCTGTAAAACAGGCCAAACAAAGTACAATCTACATGTTACTACAGAACTTCCATTATTTCAAACCTCAAATATAATTTCAgagttcttccttttttatccTAACATCTCAATGCCAGCCACTAATACAGCACCTTCCAAACAAGAACACTGTAATTATTCAAGTCCACTTACATGCCACATTCTTCACAACACTCTTGTGGCCTAATTTATTCTCAGTCATTAAAGTTAGgtaggattaaaaaaatggaactaCACAACAGAGACTTTCTCTATTGCCAAAAGTTAGCATTCCTTTGATTCCTCTGTAAAGTTTTACTAATTAGTCCAGGTTTCAACTTGTCAAACTTGGGTGGGTGTAGCAAATTTGCACTAATAAAATACTCATTTCTTATATCCAAAAGTAACTTAGGTACTGCCTATGGGGAAATTCTGCCAAGTGATGCAGCTGAATCTATTTAGCAGTTACTCAAATTGCAGTATTCTGCTCTTATTTGCCTCCTCTGCTACACCTAATTCCTGATTCATAATTTCCACGTAACACTTCTGATTAAGCACAGAGTATGAGTTATTCGGCCACTCAGGCCTGATCTAATTTGTACTGATATTAAGTCTTtactcttaaaagaaaaaacacaaatcagcatttttcaaaaagaatgCTTTCTTCCAGAAGTACAGAATCAGTTTCATCTACATCTGTATAGCTTATCTCCTCCTGAATGCACAGATGTACCACTATGTTCACCTTTGTCCTAGCAAACCCTGAGAGAAGCACTGAAAGGACCCTAATGGCTGCCTCTTTCACCTATACCAGTGGGGTACGATATACCAACAGTGAGCTCTAAAGTCTTAGAAGAGTATCAGTTTACACAGGCAATTAATCcaataatttcaaaaaatactTATGGTCAATCGCTTAGCTATAAAAAGGTATATCAAGCACATCCCACTAACATTGAACCAACGCCTcaaagaaaaattccttttgtTATTAATGAAAAGacttaaaacagaagaaactgatTAGCTGTTTGTCTGCTTAATCGtcttgctgaggaaaaaaagcacttcaCCTCTAAGTAGAAGTGCTTTTTATTCTATTAAAACCTTTCACAACATTAAGAATGCTGCAACCATCTGACAGCAGAGAGTTAATGGCAGGCCAGGTCTCATTCTTTGAGTTTGCACAACTGAAGCAAATCACTCATTAATAAACAATTACCAGTTGTCAATGAGTTGACAGAAGGAAGAGACACCACAAGAATTTGTACTCTGGAGAAAAGTACCTATTGATAGGACCAAGCAATTGTCAATGCCTGAAACGATAATTCAGATGAGAGTTCTGCATTTGTATCTGGTAAGTTTCGAGCTTTACCTGTCTTGTTTTTGCTGATGTTTCAATGAAAGGAATTCCATAACTTCTTGCTAAATCCTGAGCTTGTTTTGTATCTACTGTTCTGGAAGGCAAATCACATTTGTTTCCTACTAGCACCATTGGGACATCTTCAGAGTCTTTAACTCTCTTTATCTGTTccctaaaaaggaaaaaaaaaaaaaaggagagattgTATTTAACAGGTATTAATATTAATAGTCTATATGgtagattttaaaacaatttaaaaattcaattaaCATATTCCAACATCATACTTTAGGTTATTTTACTGCACATAACACTATTAGAAGCCACCAAAAAATAAAGTGACTAATCCTGTCACCATCAAGTTTATCAtcttgttcaaaaaaaaaaaagttggcatTTTGCAAACTACTATAGATTTTGAcatcatgactttttttttttttttttttttttaacagctaatGCCAGAACAAGCCTAGGAAGCTCTGGTATAAATCTTACTACTTATCTCTCATACTCAGCACTCCTAATACTCAATTCATTTGCTAAGGTAAAAGTGCTATGCCTGTTGTCTccattttggtttggtttttggggactttttttgttttgttggggtttttttgtttgtttttttgtttttaattaaatacagcATTACAAACTCTGCATTTAGACCAGCAGGGTTAAATTTTGAAGACCACTGGTCTCGTTCTCTACGAGGAGAAATTTGGTAAGGGAGTCTTTTCAAACAATAGttagaaagcattttgaaatactAGTTAGATGTACTTGTCAAGAATCTCAAATAACAATCATTAATTTCATTACTTTTGCCTTCCCAAATAATCTAGCCATATGTTCCTTAATTTAGtcaatgttttcagttatttataAGCCTTCAGTTTCAGTCTGCAAGGTCATTCACAGGTGTGTGAATGCACAGTAGAAACTCCAGCATTCAACTCACAACATTCTTTGAAATAAACTGGGAAGGCCTTCTTATGCAAATCTGCAActctctctttaaaaacaaaaattccaCATAAAAACCTCTatgctccttcttccccttaCATCAACATCTATCCTaccctcttcccttcttcctccacaACCAGAGGAAACCCATTTGTAAATAATCTGGTTTGATAATGAAGAGGAGTTTATGGTTTTTCTGAGAGCAATAGatatgttggtttgttttttccatttgtcaTCCCTGCTGTGCTAACTCTTacctgtttgggtttttttttaagtcaccaGTACCAATACATTCAATTAGAACACTTTATATGTAATGAAATTTATACAAAGGCTGGCTACCTCaattcaaatataaaaaagaaacagtcctGAAAGAAAGCACCCACGTTCTCAATATTGATCTCTCCCTGACTTAGTATGCAGCAGCCATTTTGCCCCTCTCATTTGCAACAGTACTCCCCTGATCCCACAGCTCCCCAGGGAGATAAGCCAGCAGTAAACTATTTCTGTAGGTAGGCATCTACCTGCTTAGCTACCCACATTAGCACGCTACACAATCAAACGAGCTGCCTTGCTGGCATGCAGGAGAAAGTGAAACTATGTGATCAGGGCAGTTGCACCTGCTGACTTTGATTACCTTGAACTGCCATGGTATCCCACCTTAAATGAGGAACTGTAACTTCTATTCGTAACAAAAATGTGCAACTTCAGCTTATGAGTAGATGTTGGGTTTGTGGGTAATACTGATAGCAAAACACTCCTCCACCATACAGCAACATATATCTGACAGCATTATAAATGCCTAACTATGAATAGCTTAACATTATGTGTTTGGGACTAATCTTAAACTGATGCTGCTAAACTCAGTGATCTTTGGTGGGATCTGGATTGCCTTCTAACAGAATACCTAAAGAGAATTCAGTATAATAGTAAGCTACTAAGTTATAAATTATCTGGTATGGTAATCACCAGAGACTGCTTCTACTTCTACATTAATGTAGCTGACAAAGAAAGCATGAGTTGAAATTTTTAACtaagtattaaaaaaggaaagagactATGAAGAAACTACTAACAGGTTTTTTAGCAGTCATCCTGAAACTCTGATTTGGTGCTTGTCTACCAGTCTTAGGTGTCAGGGCTTACACATGTTACTCTTCTAGTAACATTCCACAGGTatttcccctccacccccagaACAAAAGCTAACAACTGACATAATTGTCTGTACAATTTCAATTGCTTAAGTTTTTTCCCTCTTAGCACACAATTTTATCTATGGAATGGGCAAAGTTTACCTTTAGATAAGTCTTCTCTATGAAGAGGCAAAATTACTAAGTCACATTGGTTTATACGAGAAGCGCTTTCAGATATTCTAACTTGTGAACGAGGCAGTAGATTTTCAGACCTACAAATGCACAAATAAGTTGCAATATTGCTAACTTGCAAATTTCCCCTTAGATGCTATTTCATAAGAGatcattcattatttatttagtgGAAGAGCAAGCAACCTATCCACCTAACAGAAGAGTTAGTCAATTATCTTTCAATATACACACCTATAATGGTGAATATCTTCAAAAGACTTTGTATTGTTTATAGCAAATACACACAGGAAGCCTTCCCCTGTTCTCATATATTGGTCCCTCATTGCACTGTATTCTTCTTGACCTGCTGTATCAAGAATATCCAAGAGACAGGTTTCTCCATCAATTACTACTTGCTTCCTGTAGGAATcctaagaaaaggaaaaaacataaaCCTTGGTTAAACACAAAAAAGTAAGATTTCAAACACCTATAACTCAGGAGATATTGAAGTTGTTTACTAGTAATCGAGCATGactgaaaacagttaaaaatccAACTTTACAGATGGACAAATGACAGTAGGAAAATAGTGTTCCATATTTACATGTATACAGTAATCCAGAAGTGGAAAGAGCACTGAAAGAACATGTTCTTATCTGTATTCTGAATCTTCAGTGAGTAACAGTACAcgtgcgcgcacacacacacacaaagggcagtgttcttatttcttattttgcacAAAAGGACAAAAAGTACAAATTGGATTCAGATCAAAAGCATCTCCCCTCTGTCTCAGTTAAAAGAAGAATTGACGAAACTTGTAATCctgattttaaaaggtttgACTTTGTTTAAGCTTACtcaatttacctttttttttttttaaagtaaaatttgaCCTTCATTCTATGGATGTTTACGAAAGCATTGTGCCACAACAatgtacaaaataataaaatagaaagagTACACAAGAGAGACAACTCCAAAAATCTATgccactgaaaatgaaattaagtatAAAAAGCTTTCAGTGTTTGGGACAGGAAATCTGTTTCGTATGCCTAAGCAGGTACATATAATGATATTCGTTATTAAGTTATCGAAGTTGTGTTAATATATTTGAAGATCAAGCTTTTTAGCCAAGACAGACCAACAGAGTCATATAAAAGCCCTGACGGGTTGGTTCACAGAGATGTTGGAACAACCAATTTCAATGCTATCAAAGTTTTCAGGTCACCGATTCAAGTGGCTAAAATCTGTACAAAGTCTCAAGCAACTAGATATTCATGTCTATTTACAGCTCTTTTTGGTGCTAGGCTTCTATGAGTACATAGTTTTAGCGATAAGAACATAAGCATTACTTTCCCAATAACTTCTATAAACATCtgtatatttgaaataaaacaacgtcaataagcttttaaaataggTCTTTGAGCAGTGCCATGAATTATTCTCAGTAAACAGTACTTGTAACAAATAAAAGGTATAAGCACAAAATCTTGGTATTACCTTTCAGATCCCTTAGCTAGAGATTAACACAATATTGCTATTGTTCTTTTTAACACTATACAGAAGTGCACCTAAGCTACTGGGAAGGGAATCAAAAGAATTAAAGCTGCAATTCTAGCCAACTTCAAGATGAATTCAGAATGACCTTCCTTCGTACCCATTTTAAGGCACCATATACCTACTCCTGTACACTTTCTATTTACTTGTATTTTTACAAAAGgctctcttctttcttgttGCTCACGctaaaaaacaagcagaagatAATGGTATAGAATCAGTACCTTAAACTAAACAAACTCTGTAATCTCACATTCATCTTGAGCCTGGATGACATTTACCAGTATCAGGTAAAACAATATTGACTGTTACCTTAAAGGTAAAAATTTACCTCCAATATgattttggaaatatttatttcacagaagtGTAAATTCAGTGTTCAAGTAAGAAGTAACTAACTTACTTTATGCTATGTTTATGCTTTATGTTTCAATACTGTTTAAATATTGATAGAGCCGAGACAAATACACAAGCTccaacatgttttaaaataaggttAATAGTCCATCTcattgcttaaagaaaaaaaaaaaagaaaaaaacccacaccaaaccccctccctcccccaaaggACACATCTTTATTCTAATTCACTTAAATTCATTAGCAGATCCCTCATGTCCTATGATACCTTTAGTACCGTTCACACTGAAGTTCTGGTAGAACTTCTATCATTATACTAGGCATGTTTacaaagctttcattttctcttcttgcaaTTTGACTGctagtttaaaaatatgaaaaacagtTCTTGAAAAGCCTGTATTATTCCTTTACATCTCAGcacttcaaaggaaaagaaattcccCTCAACTGAGCTCTAAACAAAAGCTTTAAGTAATTTTCATCaaagaaaagtcatttttaagagaaaaaaaaaaaatcacttttaagaACTGCTGGCTTTAGCATGCCTACCATGTTAGCAGTAGCAGCAAAGATGCACCAGCATAAAGCACAGCACAGGTACAAAAAGAAGGAACACTGAGATGATAGTTGTTTTGCTCGCTTCTGGAGAGAAAATTTTGTCACTAACTAGAAAGCGGAtttgaggcagaagaaaaagaaagacgTGGGAGAAAATTCAAGCTTATGATTTCCTTCCAAGCTACTGAAATAATAAGCACtttgcttttttgcctttttctttttcccctgcaaaaCATCAAACCTGAAATCACATTTGTCAGTGTAGGAAAGCAAACTGAAGCACCACATTAAAAACTCAGGCTACTGGGACCCCGACCCCCATTATGGTGAATATCAGCGTAAACATACCAAAGATAAAATTTGTTTAAGTGTTACCATACAGTAAAAATTATCAAGTCCTGCAAAATATAAAGTAGGATGTAACAAAAAGTTATGCCACTGTACTACTTGTGGCACTTCTACTTCAAAATGCAACTGCAGCATCCAAATGGCCAGACTCCcctttaataacaaaaaaacccaaccttgtAATCTATAAATTTCATAACTTATAAAAATCCAGTAGCTTTACTGCACATTGGAAGATTTGCAGTAATGAATGCAACGGAAGAACAATAAGAAACACCCAGTACACAGCTattaagtaaaaacaaaatgcaaactaAAAGTTAATTTTGAAGTAGTACCCGACTCCAAGTATGAATTTGCAATTTTCCCCAGTATACAGACTCAGCATATCTctataaaaaaagttttaatttcattaatcATTTAGCCTTGCTTTTATTTGCCTTTCACAAGCCATAAAAATCACCACGAATTATACTAAAGGAGTAATAATTCCATCTGTTCACAAGCACCGATTAGAAAATGTGATAGGAAATCTCAGCTATATGCTACATATGGAAtttatctaaaaaaaccccactgcttAATAAATCCCATCTAAGCAACTAActattattttgtaaaaatccATTATACCAGTgatttaatgttaaaatatcaCAGCTACGAAGACTAAACTATTACTAAATATTGGTGGAAGTTTCACAGGTGCATAGGTCATTTAAGAACACAGACTTAAATATCAGTATTCGTAAATCAGCTAAGGGATTTTGCTAATCCAATTGAAAAGCCTCTGACAGGCAACTAGGAAAGCTGTTCTTTCTCTAGGACACTGAAAAGATGACATATATTTAGCACTAAACATGCTGAAGctgtagaaaaaataaaaataaaataaaaaatttagaaGTTGTATTATCACACAGGAGAGCACAAATAAAGATTTAACAAACCTCGACCGGTAGAGGGCACTAGTCCAACTGGTCTGTGTATTAGGCCAGATTTACGAGGGTTAGTGTTAGTGTacatacagttaaaaaaaaaacacttaaaatcgCTTGGCTACAAATCTGTGCTCGGACATCTACTTCAAATAAGATATGAAATTGTGAAACATATAAGGCACATATATTTGAATAACAGTAGCCACCCAAACATACATTCATTTTAaacctccccctgccccccgtCATCTGCTATGCTCAGATATAAGTAAATACTCAAGCAGGCCATGCAACTTCACATTTTCCAAACAAGTTATTTGTTGAATCATTAATTCTACTccactgaaaacagcaaaaatattaacattGTAAATGC encodes:
- the KRAS gene encoding GTPase KRas isoform X1; translated protein: MTEYKLVVVGAGGVGKSALTIQLIQNHFVDEYDPTIEDSYRKQVVIDGETCLLDILDTAGQEEYSAMRDQYMRTGEGFLCVFAINNTKSFEDIHHYREQIKRVKDSEDVPMVLVGNKCDLPSRTVDTKQAQDLARSYGIPFIETSAKTRQRVEDAFYTLVREIRQYRVKKISKEEKTPGCVKIKKCLVM
- the KRAS gene encoding GTPase KRas isoform X2 translates to MTEYKLVVVGAGGVGKSALTIQLIQNHFVDEYDPTIEDSYRKQVVIDGETCLLDILDTAGQEEYSAMRDQYMRTGEGFLCVFAINNTKSFEDIHHYREQIKRVKDSEDVPMVLVGNKCDLPSRTVDTKQAQDLARSYGIPFIETSAKTRQGVDDAFYTLVREIRKHKEKMSKDGKKKKKKTKTKCIIM